Proteins from one Bacteroides zhangwenhongii genomic window:
- a CDS encoding S41 family peptidase yields the protein MSTKSSSRFTPVIIAISVVIGILIGTFYAKHFAGNRLGIINGSSNKLNALLRIVDDQYVDTVNMTDLVEKAMPQILAELDPHSTYIPAQNLEEVNSELEGSFSGIGIQFTIQNDTIHVNAVIQGGPSEKVGLMAGDRIVTVDDSLFVGKKVTNERAMRTLKGPKGSQVKLGIKRMGEKELLNFNITRGDIPQNTVDAAYMVNDDIGYIKVSKFGRTTHVELLNALAQLNHKKCKGLIIDLRGNTGGYMEAAIRMVNEFLPEGKLIVYTQGRKYPRAEEFANGTGSCQKMPLVVLIDEGSASASEIFTGAIQDNDRGTVIGRRSFGKGLVQQPIDFSDGSAIRLTIARYYTPSGRCIQRPYESGKDRNYELDLYNRYEHGEFFSRDSIKQNEKERYNTSLGRTVYGGGGIMPDIFVPQDTTGVTSYLSTVIGRGLTIQFTFQYTDNNRKKLSEYETEEELLNYLRRQGLVEQFVRFADSKGVKRRNILIQKSYKLLEKNIYGNIIYNMLGLEAYLQYFNKSDATVNKGIEILEKGEAFPKVPIAVEEEEPTNKDGKKKGTA from the coding sequence ATGAGTACAAAAAGCTCTTCACGTTTTACACCTGTCATCATAGCAATCAGCGTGGTAATCGGGATTCTTATCGGCACATTTTATGCCAAACATTTCGCCGGTAACCGTTTGGGTATCATCAATGGTTCCTCCAACAAGCTGAACGCACTATTGCGAATCGTAGATGACCAATATGTAGACACTGTAAACATGACCGACCTCGTAGAAAAAGCTATGCCGCAGATTCTTGCCGAACTTGACCCGCACTCAACTTATATCCCGGCACAGAACCTCGAAGAAGTCAATTCGGAGTTGGAAGGCAGTTTCAGTGGAATCGGTATTCAGTTCACCATACAAAATGACACTATTCATGTGAATGCAGTCATTCAGGGAGGTCCTTCTGAAAAAGTGGGACTGATGGCAGGCGACCGTATCGTCACTGTGGACGACAGTTTATTTGTCGGCAAGAAAGTAACCAATGAACGGGCCATGCGTACCTTGAAAGGGCCGAAAGGTTCTCAAGTGAAATTAGGAATCAAACGCATGGGAGAAAAAGAACTGTTGAACTTCAATATCACACGTGGAGATATTCCTCAAAATACTGTAGACGCCGCTTATATGGTGAACGATGATATCGGCTACATAAAAGTGAGCAAGTTCGGACGTACCACTCATGTAGAGCTGCTCAACGCATTGGCACAGTTGAACCATAAAAAATGCAAGGGGCTGATTATCGACCTGCGTGGTAACACCGGAGGATACATGGAAGCAGCTATCCGCATGGTAAACGAATTCTTGCCGGAAGGGAAACTGATAGTATATACGCAAGGCCGTAAATATCCCCGTGCAGAAGAATTTGCTAACGGCACAGGCAGTTGCCAGAAAATGCCGCTTGTCGTACTCATTGACGAAGGTTCCGCTTCTGCCAGCGAGATCTTCACCGGAGCTATTCAGGACAACGATCGGGGAACAGTTATCGGACGACGCTCGTTCGGCAAGGGACTTGTACAGCAACCTATCGACTTCAGTGACGGTTCCGCTATCCGTCTGACGATTGCCCGCTATTACACTCCGTCCGGACGTTGTATCCAACGCCCATACGAAAGTGGCAAAGACCGGAACTACGAACTGGATTTATACAACCGTTATGAGCATGGAGAATTTTTCTCACGCGACAGTATCAAGCAGAATGAAAAAGAACGCTATAATACCAGTCTGGGACGTACCGTATATGGCGGTGGCGGTATCATGCCGGATATATTCGTACCGCAAGATACTACGGGAGTCACTTCTTACCTTTCTACGGTTATCGGTCGCGGACTGACTATCCAATTTACTTTCCAATATACCGACAATAACCGGAAAAAGCTCAGCGAGTACGAGACGGAAGAAGAACTGTTGAATTATCTCCGCCGTCAAGGACTGGTAGAACAGTTTGTCCGCTTTGCTGACAGTAAGGGAGTGAAAAGAAGAAATATCCTGATCCAAAAGTCGTATAAGCTGTTAGAAAAAAACATTTATGGCAACATCATCTACAATATGCTAGGGTTGGAGGCTTATCTTCAGTATTTTAACAAGAGTGACGCCACTGTCAACAAAGGTATTGAAATACTCGAAAAAGGAGAAGCCTTTCCAAAAGTACCGATAGCTGTAGAAGAGGAAGAACCGACCAATAAAGATGGAAAGAAAAAAGGAACTGCGTAA
- the gap gene encoding type I glyceraldehyde-3-phosphate dehydrogenase → MIKVGINGFGRIGRFVFRAAMKRNDIQIVGINDLCPVDYLAYMLKYDTMHGQFDGTIEADVENSKLIVNGQAIRITAERNPADLKWNEVEAEYVVESTGLFLSKDKAQAHIEAGAKYVVMSAPSKDDTPMFVCGVNEKTYVKGTQFVSNASCTTNCLAPIAKVLNDKFGILDGLMTTVHSTTATQKTVDGPSMKDWRGGRAASGNIIPSSTGAAKAVGKVIPALNGKLTGMSMRVPTLDVSVVDLTVNLAKPATYAEICAAMKEASEGELKGILGYTEDAVVSSDFLGDTRTSIFDAKAGIALTDTFVKVVSWYDNEIGYSNKVLDLIAHMASVNA, encoded by the coding sequence ATGATTAAAGTAGGTATTAATGGATTCGGACGTATCGGACGTTTCGTTTTCCGCGCTGCAATGAAGAGAAACGATATTCAAATCGTAGGTATCAATGACCTTTGCCCGGTTGATTACTTGGCTTACATGTTGAAGTATGACACAATGCACGGTCAATTCGACGGTACTATCGAAGCAGATGTTGAAAACAGCAAATTGATCGTTAACGGTCAAGCTATCCGTATCACAGCTGAAAGAAATCCGGCTGACTTGAAATGGAATGAAGTAGAAGCTGAATACGTTGTAGAATCTACAGGTTTGTTCTTGAGCAAAGACAAAGCTCAGGCTCATATCGAAGCTGGTGCAAAATATGTTGTAATGTCAGCTCCTTCTAAAGATGACACTCCGATGTTCGTTTGCGGTGTAAACGAAAAAACATACGTTAAAGGTACTCAATTCGTATCTAACGCTTCTTGTACTACTAACTGCTTGGCTCCTATCGCTAAAGTATTGAACGACAAGTTCGGTATCCTTGACGGTTTGATGACTACAGTTCACTCTACAACTGCTACTCAGAAAACAGTTGACGGTCCTTCTATGAAAGACTGGAGAGGTGGTCGTGCTGCTTCTGGTAACATCATCCCTTCTTCTACCGGTGCTGCTAAAGCTGTAGGTAAAGTTATCCCTGCATTGAACGGCAAATTGACTGGTATGTCTATGCGTGTTCCGACTTTGGACGTATCTGTAGTTGACTTGACAGTTAACTTGGCTAAACCGGCTACTTACGCTGAAATCTGCGCTGCAATGAAAGAAGCTTCTGAAGGCGAATTGAAGGGTATCCTGGGTTACACTGAAGATGCAGTTGTTTCTTCTGACTTCTTGGGTGACACTCGTACTTCTATCTTCGATGCTAAAGCAGGTATCGCTTTGACTGACACATTCGTTAAAGTTGTATCTTGGTATGACAACGAAATCGGTTACTCTAACAAAGTTCTTGACTTGATCGCTCACATGGCATCAGTTAACGCTTAA
- the recF gene encoding DNA replication/repair protein RecF (All proteins in this family for which functions are known are DNA-binding proteins that assist the filamentation of RecA onto DNA for the initiation of recombination or recombinational repair.): protein MILKRISILNYKNLEEVELGFSAKLNCFFGQNGMGKTNLLDAVYFLSFCKSSGNPIDSQNIRHEQDFFVIQGFYEAEDGTPEEIYCGMKRRSKKQFKRNKKEYSRFSDHIGFLPLVMVSPADSELIAGGSDERRRFMDVVISQYDKEYLDALIRYNKALTQRNTLLKSELPVEEELFLVWEETMAQAGEVVFKKREAFIKEFIPIFQSFYSFISQDKEQVGLSYDSHAREASLLEVLKQSRERDKIMGFSLRGIHKDELNMLLGEFPIKKEGSQGQNKTYLVALKLAQFDFLKRTGRTVPLLLLDDIFDKLDASRVEQIVKLVAGDNFGQIFITDTNREHLDRILYKVGSDYKMFFVEKGIIREMEAEQ, encoded by the coding sequence ATGATACTGAAACGAATATCCATATTGAATTATAAGAATCTGGAAGAGGTGGAGCTGGGATTCTCCGCTAAACTGAACTGTTTTTTCGGACAGAATGGAATGGGAAAGACCAACTTGTTGGATGCGGTGTACTTTTTATCTTTCTGTAAGAGCTCCGGTAATCCGATTGATTCTCAGAATATTCGTCATGAACAGGACTTCTTTGTTATTCAAGGTTTCTATGAGGCGGAGGATGGAACTCCCGAAGAGATTTATTGTGGAATGAAACGCCGTTCGAAGAAACAATTCAAAAGGAATAAGAAAGAATACAGCCGTTTTTCGGACCACATCGGTTTCCTGCCTCTGGTCATGGTGTCGCCTGCCGACTCAGAACTGATTGCCGGTGGAAGTGATGAACGCCGACGGTTTATGGATGTGGTGATTTCCCAGTATGATAAGGAATACCTGGATGCATTGATCCGTTATAATAAAGCATTGACGCAGCGCAACACTTTGCTGAAAAGCGAACTGCCGGTGGAAGAAGAACTCTTTCTGGTGTGGGAGGAGACGATGGCACAGGCCGGTGAGGTTGTATTCAAGAAGCGTGAGGCGTTTATCAAAGAGTTTATTCCTATATTCCAGTCTTTTTATTCGTTCATTTCTCAAGATAAGGAACAGGTTGGACTGTCTTACGATTCCCATGCGCGGGAGGCTTCTTTGTTGGAAGTATTGAAGCAAAGCCGGGAACGGGATAAGATTATGGGCTTCTCTTTGCGGGGAATTCATAAGGATGAACTGAATATGCTTTTAGGGGAGTTTCCGATCAAGAAAGAAGGTTCGCAAGGACAGAATAAGACGTATCTGGTCGCTTTGAAACTGGCGCAATTTGATTTTTTGAAACGTACCGGAAGGACCGTTCCTCTATTATTGCTGGATGATATCTTTGATAAGCTGGACGCTTCACGTGTGGAGCAGATAGTGAAGTTGGTTGCCGGAGATAATTTCGGGCAGATCTTTATTACGGATACGAATCGGGAACATCTGGATCGCATTTTGTATAAAGTGGGCAGTGACTATAAAATGTTTTTTGTTGAAAAAGGAATCATTCGCGAAATGGAGGCTGAACAATGA
- a CDS encoding tetratricopeptide repeat protein: MAEQKNQNEHLNVEDALTQSEAFLIKYKNAIIGGVVAVIIIVAGFIMYKNLYAEPREEKAQAALFKGQEYFEQDAFEQALNGDSIGYAGFLKVADDYSGTKAANLAKAYAGICYAQLGKYEDAVKMLDSFDGSDQMVAPAILGAAGNCYAQLGQLDKAASTLLSAADKADNNTLSPIFLLQAGEILVKQGKYDDAVNAYTKIKDKYFQSYQAMDIDKYIEQAKLMKK; the protein is encoded by the coding sequence ATGGCAGAACAAAAAAATCAGAATGAACATCTGAACGTAGAAGATGCACTGACACAATCGGAAGCGTTTCTTATCAAGTACAAAAACGCAATCATCGGCGGTGTTGTTGCTGTGATTATTATTGTAGCAGGTTTTATCATGTACAAAAACCTCTATGCTGAACCTCGTGAAGAAAAAGCACAAGCTGCTCTTTTCAAAGGACAGGAATACTTTGAGCAGGACGCTTTTGAGCAGGCTCTGAACGGTGACAGTATAGGTTATGCCGGTTTCCTGAAAGTAGCGGATGACTACAGTGGAACAAAAGCCGCTAACTTGGCAAAAGCATACGCAGGTATCTGCTACGCACAACTCGGTAAATATGAAGATGCAGTAAAGATGCTGGATAGCTTCGATGGAAGCGACCAGATGGTTGCTCCGGCAATCTTGGGTGCTGCCGGCAACTGCTATGCACAACTTGGACAATTGGATAAAGCGGCTTCTACTCTGCTGTCGGCAGCAGACAAAGCCGACAACAATACACTGAGCCCGATCTTCCTGTTGCAAGCCGGAGAAATCCTGGTAAAACAAGGAAAATATGACGATGCAGTAAACGCTTATACTAAGATTAAGGATAAATATTTCCAGTCTTACCAAGCAATGGACATCGACAAATACATCGAACAAGCTAAATTGATGAAAAAATAA
- a CDS encoding DUF721 domain-containing protein: protein MKRNDAEQIGKLIQQFLRQESLESPLNEQRLLDAWPKILGPAATYTSNLYIRNQTLYVHLTSAALRQELMMGREMLIRALNTKVGATVITNIIFR from the coding sequence ATGAAACGTAATGACGCTGAACAGATAGGGAAACTGATACAGCAATTTCTTCGTCAGGAGAGTTTGGAGTCTCCGTTGAATGAACAAAGATTGTTGGATGCCTGGCCTAAAATCTTGGGACCTGCGGCAACTTATACCAGCAATCTTTATATCCGTAATCAGACTTTGTATGTGCATCTCACTTCTGCAGCTCTTCGGCAGGAGTTGATGATGGGGCGTGAAATGCTGATACGTGCGCTTAACACGAAAGTGGGGGCTACCGTTATTACAAATATTATTTTTCGTTGA
- a CDS encoding 5-formyltetrahydrofolate cyclo-ligase: MRKSLSTQILAALEAHPAFRAASTVLLYYSLKDEVDTHTFVQKWSKKKRILLPVVVDDDLELRIYTGPEDMATGSYGIEEPTGELFTDYATIDFIAVPGVAFDLKGNRLGRGKGYYDRLLPRIPSAYKAGICFPFQLVEEVPAESFDIRMDIIITINEK, encoded by the coding sequence TTGCGGAAGTCGCTATCAACCCAAATACTTGCCGCCCTCGAAGCCCATCCGGCTTTTAGGGCGGCAAGCACCGTTTTACTTTACTATTCATTGAAGGATGAAGTAGATACACATACATTTGTACAAAAATGGAGCAAAAAGAAACGTATTCTACTCCCGGTAGTGGTAGACGATGATTTAGAATTACGGATATACACCGGTCCCGAAGACATGGCAACCGGAAGCTATGGCATAGAAGAACCGACGGGAGAATTATTTACCGATTATGCGACCATAGACTTTATCGCTGTTCCCGGAGTAGCTTTCGACCTGAAAGGAAACCGTCTGGGACGGGGAAAAGGATATTACGACCGGCTTTTACCACGCATACCATCAGCCTACAAAGCAGGTATCTGTTTTCCGTTCCAATTAGTAGAAGAAGTTCCTGCGGAATCTTTCGACATCCGCATGGATATAATTATAACCATCAACGAAAAATAA
- the mscL gene encoding large-conductance mechanosensitive channel protein MscL, with the protein MGKSTFLQDFKAFAMKGNVIDMAVGVVIGGAFGKIVSSLVANVIMPPIGLLVGGVNFTDLKWVMKAAEIGADGKEIAPAVSLDYGQFLQATFDFLIIAFSIFLFIRLITKLTAKKKEEAPAAPPAPPAPTKEEVLLTEIRDLLKEKRD; encoded by the coding sequence ATGGGAAAGAGTACATTTTTACAGGACTTTAAGGCGTTTGCAATGAAAGGAAACGTCATTGACATGGCTGTCGGTGTGGTTATTGGTGGGGCGTTCGGCAAGATCGTATCATCGCTGGTTGCTAATGTAATTATGCCTCCGATCGGCTTGCTGGTTGGCGGTGTGAACTTTACGGATTTGAAATGGGTAATGAAGGCGGCTGAGATTGGAGCCGACGGCAAAGAGATTGCGCCTGCGGTATCATTGGATTACGGTCAGTTCTTGCAGGCTACCTTTGACTTTCTGATTATTGCCTTTTCTATATTCTTATTTATACGCCTGATTACGAAACTGACGGCAAAGAAAAAAGAGGAAGCGCCTGCCGCACCTCCTGCTCCTCCTGCACCTACGAAAGAAGAGGTACTGTTGACGGAAATTCGTGACTTGCTGAAAGAGAAGAGAGATTAA
- a CDS encoding DUF4847 family protein: MKKNIFQIIGLLLLLPLFSGCNDSDDVAAIFTGKTWKLNYITVDGGHEMFGFWENEAEKKKSMDELKKNGTYNVIFEGTTEDDLIRGNIRGSVITSYPLAGTWSANGKDNKFKANITEGKDGGDKLAKNFLEGLKNATSYEGDSKNLYLLYKPTGSQQTFRMVFYVVNQ; the protein is encoded by the coding sequence ATGAAAAAGAATATATTTCAAATAATAGGACTATTATTATTACTTCCTTTATTTTCAGGATGTAATGATTCGGATGATGTAGCCGCCATATTCACAGGAAAGACTTGGAAGCTAAACTATATCACTGTTGATGGAGGGCACGAGATGTTCGGCTTTTGGGAAAATGAAGCGGAAAAGAAGAAAAGTATGGATGAACTTAAAAAAAATGGCACATACAATGTTATATTTGAGGGTACAACTGAAGATGATCTGATTAGAGGAAACATAAGAGGAAGCGTTATCACTTCGTATCCCCTTGCCGGAACCTGGAGTGCAAACGGCAAAGACAATAAATTCAAAGCCAATATCACGGAAGGAAAGGACGGAGGTGATAAACTTGCCAAAAATTTTCTGGAAGGTCTCAAGAATGCGACATCTTACGAAGGGGACAGCAAAAATTTATACCTTTTGTATAAGCCTACCGGAAGTCAGCAGACCTTTCGAATGGTCTTTTACGTTGTTAATCAGTAA
- a CDS encoding M3 family metallopeptidase, whose product MSNIINAQNPFFGQYLTPHETVPFDRIKTEHYEPAILEGIKQQNAEINAIIHNPEKADFRNTIEAFEQSGELLDRVTAVFGNMLSAETNDDLQALAQKIMPLLSEHSNNITLNEKLFARVKEVYNQKENLQLNPEESKLLENAYNSFVRHGANLEGEAREEYRRLTTELSKLTLTFSENNLKETNRYQMLLTKKESLAGLPEIIVEAAAETAKSEDKEGWAFTLHAPSYVPFMTYADNRDLRQRLYMAYNTKCTHDNEFNNIEIVKKIANTRMKIAQLLGYKDYAEYTLVKRMAENSESVYKLLNQLLEAYTPTAQQEYKEVQELARKEQGEDFVLMPWDWSYYSNKLKDKKFNINEEMLRPYFELEQVKKGVFGLAERLYGITFRKNTEIPVYHKDVEAFEVFDKDGKFLAVLYTDFHPRLGKRAGAWMTSYKDQWIDKQTGENSRPHVSVVMNFTKPTENKPALLTFNEVETFLHEFGHSLHGMFANSTYKSLSGTNVYWDFVELPSQIMENFAIEKDFLNTFARHYQTGEALPDDLIKRLVDASNFNVAYACLRQVSFGLLDMAWYTRNTAFEGDVKAYEQEAWKKAQILPVIEEACMSTQFSHIFAGGYAAGYYSYKWAEVLDADAFSLFKQKGIFNREVADSFRYNILSKGGTEHPMVLYKRFRGQEPSIDALLIRNGIKK is encoded by the coding sequence ATGAGTAATATAATAAATGCCCAGAATCCTTTCTTCGGGCAGTACTTGACACCGCACGAAACCGTGCCTTTTGACCGTATAAAAACCGAGCACTATGAACCTGCTATTCTTGAAGGAATCAAGCAACAAAATGCAGAAATAAATGCTATCATACATAACCCGGAAAAAGCAGACTTCCGAAATACAATAGAAGCTTTCGAACAATCTGGAGAGTTACTGGACAGAGTTACCGCCGTGTTCGGCAATATGCTCAGTGCGGAAACCAACGATGACCTGCAAGCATTGGCGCAAAAAATAATGCCGCTACTCAGCGAGCATAGTAACAATATCACGCTGAACGAAAAACTCTTTGCACGTGTAAAAGAGGTATACAACCAAAAAGAAAACTTACAGCTCAATCCGGAAGAAAGTAAGTTGTTGGAAAATGCCTATAACAGCTTCGTCCGTCACGGTGCTAATCTGGAAGGAGAAGCACGTGAAGAATACCGTCGGTTAACCACCGAGTTAAGTAAGTTGACACTGACTTTCAGTGAGAACAACTTAAAAGAAACAAATCGCTACCAAATGCTGTTGACGAAAAAAGAAAGTCTTGCCGGACTTCCCGAAATTATTGTGGAAGCAGCTGCCGAAACAGCGAAAAGCGAAGATAAAGAAGGATGGGCATTTACCCTTCACGCGCCAAGTTATGTTCCTTTTATGACCTATGCCGACAACCGTGATTTACGGCAGAGGTTATACATGGCGTACAATACAAAATGTACGCATGACAACGAATTCAACAATATCGAGATCGTAAAAAAAATAGCAAATACGCGCATGAAAATAGCGCAATTGCTAGGTTACAAGGATTATGCGGAATATACGCTCGTAAAACGGATGGCCGAAAACAGCGAGTCTGTATACAAGCTGCTTAACCAACTGTTGGAAGCATACACACCTACCGCACAACAGGAATACAAAGAGGTACAGGAGTTGGCACGTAAAGAGCAAGGAGAGGATTTTGTCTTAATGCCGTGGGACTGGAGTTATTACTCCAACAAGCTGAAAGATAAGAAATTCAATATCAACGAAGAAATGCTTCGCCCCTACTTCGAACTCGAACAGGTAAAGAAAGGAGTATTCGGACTTGCAGAAAGGTTATATGGAATAACTTTCCGCAAAAACACGGAGATTCCTGTCTACCATAAAGATGTAGAGGCTTTTGAAGTATTCGATAAAGACGGGAAATTCCTGGCTGTCCTGTATACTGACTTCCATCCGCGTCTAGGAAAACGTGCCGGAGCTTGGATGACCAGCTACAAAGATCAATGGATAGATAAGCAAACCGGTGAAAACAGCCGTCCGCACGTATCCGTTGTTATGAACTTCACCAAACCGACCGAAAACAAGCCTGCCCTGCTGACTTTCAATGAAGTAGAGACATTCCTTCATGAGTTCGGGCATAGCCTGCACGGTATGTTTGCCAACTCTACCTATAAGAGTTTGAGCGGAACCAATGTATATTGGGACTTCGTGGAATTGCCTTCACAAATCATGGAGAATTTTGCCATAGAAAAGGACTTCCTAAATACATTCGCCCGCCATTATCAGACAGGTGAAGCCCTGCCTGATGATTTAATAAAACGATTGGTAGACGCTTCAAATTTTAATGTAGCATACGCTTGTTTGCGACAGGTAAGTTTCGGTCTGCTCGATATGGCATGGTATACCCGCAATACAGCCTTTGAAGGGGATGTGAAAGCCTACGAGCAGGAAGCCTGGAAAAAGGCGCAGATATTGCCGGTCATCGAAGAAGCTTGCATGAGTACACAATTTTCTCATATCTTCGCCGGTGGCTATGCCGCAGGATATTACAGTTATAAATGGGCGGAAGTGTTGGATGCAGATGCATTCTCCCTGTTTAAGCAGAAAGGAATATTCAATCGCGAAGTTGCCGATTCGTTCCGTTACAACATTCTATCGAAAGGAGGAACGGAGCACCCGATGGTACTTTACAAACGTTTCAGAGGACAAGAACCGTCTATTGACGCGTTGCTAATCAGAAATGGAATAAAGAAATAA
- a CDS encoding dCMP deaminase family protein yields the protein MDTEKKQSELDKRYIRMASIWAENSYCQRRKVGALIVKDKMIISDGYNGTPSGFENVCEDENNVTKPYVLHAEANAITKIARSNNSSDGATMYVTASPCIECAKLIIQAGIKRVVYSEHYRLEDGIELLKRAGIEVIYAEPDEKPASDK from the coding sequence ATGGACACAGAGAAGAAACAATCAGAACTTGACAAACGTTATATACGTATGGCTAGCATATGGGCGGAGAACTCCTATTGCCAACGCCGCAAAGTAGGAGCTTTAATCGTCAAGGATAAAATGATTATCTCCGACGGATATAATGGAACGCCTTCCGGTTTTGAGAATGTATGTGAAGATGAAAACAACGTGACAAAGCCGTACGTTCTGCATGCGGAAGCAAATGCGATCACCAAAATAGCACGTTCAAACAACAGCAGTGACGGTGCAACGATGTATGTCACCGCTTCTCCCTGCATCGAATGTGCCAAATTAATCATACAGGCAGGTATCAAACGGGTGGTTTACTCGGAGCATTATCGCCTGGAAGATGGAATAGAGTTATTAAAGCGGGCAGGAATCGAAGTTATCTATGCAGAACCGGATGAAAAGCCTGCTTCGGACAAATAA
- the guaA gene encoding glutamine-hydrolyzing GMP synthase, translating into MQEKIIILDFGSQTTQLIGRRVRELDTYCEIIPYNKFPKDDSTIKGVILSGSPFSVYDKDAFKVDLSEIRGKYPILGICYGAQYLSYTNGGKVEPAGTREYGRAHLASFCKDNVLLKGVRDGSQVWMSHGDTITAIPDNFKKIASTDKVEIAAYQIEGEQVWGVQFHPEVFHSEDGTQILKNFVVDVCGCKQDWSPASFIESTVAELKAQLGDDKVVLGLSGGVDSSVAAVLLNKAIGKNLTCIFVDHGMLRKNEFKNVMKDYECLGLNVIGVDASEKFFSELAGVTEPEGKRKIIGKGFIDVFDVEAHKIKDVKWLAQGTIYPDCIESLSITGTVIKSHHNVGGLPEKMNLKLCEPLRLLFKDEVRRVGRELGMPEHLITRHPFPGPGLAVRILGDITREKVRILQDADDIFIQGLRDWGLYDKVWQAGVILLPVQSVGVMGDERTYERAVALRAVTSTDAMTADWAHLPYEFMGKVSNDIINKVKGVNRVTYDISSKPPATIEWE; encoded by the coding sequence ATGCAGGAAAAAATAATAATTCTTGATTTCGGTTCACAAACAACACAGCTTATAGGCCGTCGTGTGCGCGAATTGGATACATATTGCGAAATCATTCCTTACAACAAATTTCCAAAAGATGATTCAACAATTAAAGGGGTAATCCTTTCGGGCAGTCCTTTTTCGGTTTACGATAAAGATGCGTTTAAAGTCGATTTGAGTGAGATTCGCGGTAAATATCCGATATTGGGTATCTGTTATGGTGCGCAGTATCTGTCGTATACCAATGGTGGAAAAGTGGAACCGGCAGGTACACGTGAATACGGACGTGCTCATTTGGCTTCTTTCTGCAAAGATAATGTGCTGCTGAAAGGAGTGCGTGACGGCTCGCAAGTATGGATGAGCCACGGTGATACGATTACCGCTATTCCTGACAATTTCAAAAAGATCGCTTCGACGGATAAAGTAGAGATTGCGGCTTATCAGATAGAGGGTGAGCAGGTATGGGGCGTACAGTTCCATCCGGAGGTGTTTCATAGTGAAGACGGTACGCAGATATTGAAGAATTTTGTGGTGGATGTCTGCGGTTGCAAGCAAGACTGGTCACCGGCCTCTTTCATTGAAAGTACTGTAGCTGAATTGAAAGCCCAGTTGGGAGATGATAAGGTTGTGCTCGGTTTGAGCGGTGGTGTAGATTCTTCTGTTGCTGCCGTGTTGTTGAATAAGGCTATTGGCAAGAACCTGACTTGTATTTTCGTAGATCATGGCATGCTGCGTAAGAATGAGTTCAAGAATGTGATGAAAGATTACGAATGTCTCGGACTGAACGTGATTGGTGTAGATGCCAGCGAAAAATTCTTCTCGGAACTGGCGGGCGTGACTGAGCCGGAAGGTAAACGTAAGATTATAGGTAAGGGTTTTATCGATGTATTCGATGTGGAGGCTCATAAGATAAAGGATGTAAAATGGCTGGCTCAGGGAACAATCTATCCGGACTGCATCGAGTCGTTATCCATTACAGGTACGGTGATTAAAAGCCACCATAATGTAGGCGGACTTCCTGAAAAGATGAATCTGAAACTTTGCGAGCCGCTTCGCTTGTTGTTCAAGGATGAAGTTCGTCGTGTGGGGCGTGAATTGGGTATGCCGGAGCATCTGATTACCCGCCATCCGTTCCCCGGACCGGGCTTGGCTGTACGTATTTTGGGCGATATTACCCGTGAGAAAGTACGTATCTTACAAGATGCGGATGATATTTTTATTCAAGGATTGCGTGATTGGGGACTGTACGATAAAGTATGGCAGGCGGGAGTTATTCTGTTGCCGGTGCAGTCTGTCGGTGTCATGGGTGATGAGCGTACATATGAACGTGCTGTTGCATTGCGTGCTGTGACCTCAACCGATGCTATGACTGCCGATTGGGCACATTTGCCATATGAATTTATGGGTAAAGTATCAAATGATATTATTAATAAGGTGAAAGGCGTGAATCGCGTAACCTATGATATTAGTTCTAAACCGCCAGCTACCATAGAGTGGGAGTGA